TCGGTGCTGGTCACCGCCGTGGCGACAATGCGCGCCCGCGGTTGCAGGCCCAGTTCACGGGCCTTCGCTTCGGAGCCGATCAACATCAGCGCTGCGCCGTCGACAATGCCGGAGCTGTTGCCCGGGGTGTGCACGTGATTGATCCGTTCCACATGGCTGTAGACCCGCAATGCGGTGGCATCAAAACCCAGTTGCCCGATCATCTCGAAGCTTGGCTTGAGCTTGCCGAGGCCTTCGAGGGTGGAGTCGCCTCGGATAAATTCGTCATGGTCCAACAACACAATGCCGTTCTGGTCCTGCACTGCAATCAGCGACTTGTTGAAGGAACCATCGGCGCGAGCCCTGGCCGCTTTCTGCTGGGACTGTAGGGCAAAGGTATCGACATCTTCACGGGTGAAGCCTTCCAGGGTAGCGATCAGGTCTGCACCGATCCCCTGAGGCGTGAAATGGCTGTGCAGGTTGGTCTGCGGGTCGAGCACCCAGGCACCGCCATCACTGCCCATGGGCACGCGGGACATCGACTCGACACCACCCACCACTACCAGGTCTTCAAAACCGGAGCGCACTTTCATTGCCCCCAGGTTCACCGCTTCCAGGCCTGAGGCGCAGAAGCGATTGACTTGTACGCCGGCGACGCTGATGGCCCAGTCCGCCACCAACGCGGCGGTCTTGGCAATATCGGCGCCCTGGTCGCCTACCGGGGTTACGCAGCCGAGCACGATGTCATCCACTTGATACGTATCGAGGTCGCTGCGCCGTGCCAACGCCGTGAGCAGGCCTGCCACCAGGTTTACCGGTTTGACGCTGTGCAGGGCACCATCGGCCTTGCCCTTGCCTCGCGGCGTGCGTATCGCATCAAAGATCAAAGCTTGGGTCATGACATCCTCGGACCATTGCGCAGTAGTGCCCTTACCTTAGGCCCGATTGACACGGTTTCAATGACGGATGCGCTCATTGCTTTTGACCCGCACGCTCGGACGAACGGTAGGCGCCTAAGCACATTCACGGATTAAACGTTTTAGCTGTCTAGCCAAGGCATTGGCGCCAAGATGGCGTTCTGCCTCATGTCTTTTTAAGCTGAAATCCTGATTAGTTGATATGAAATGGATCTAAGCCGCAAAGAACGAGGGCTCTAAGGTTCAATCAGTAAGAAGTTGCTGCCGGGTTTTGCTGGAGCAGCCGT
The genomic region above belongs to Pseudomonas sp. S35 and contains:
- a CDS encoding acetyl-CoA C-acetyltransferase translates to MTQALIFDAIRTPRGKGKADGALHSVKPVNLVAGLLTALARRSDLDTYQVDDIVLGCVTPVGDQGADIAKTAALVADWAISVAGVQVNRFCASGLEAVNLGAMKVRSGFEDLVVVGGVESMSRVPMGSDGGAWVLDPQTNLHSHFTPQGIGADLIATLEGFTREDVDTFALQSQQKAARARADGSFNKSLIAVQDQNGIVLLDHDEFIRGDSTLEGLGKLKPSFEMIGQLGFDATALRVYSHVERINHVHTPGNSSGIVDGAALMLIGSEAKARELGLQPRARIVATAVTSTDPTIMLTGPAPATRKALAKAGLRVEDIDLFEVNEAFASVVLKFIKDMGIDAARVNVNGGAIAMGHPLGATGCAILGTLLDELELRQQRYGLATLCVGGGMGIATIIERL